One segment of Coregonus clupeaformis isolate EN_2021a unplaced genomic scaffold, ASM2061545v1 scaf0019, whole genome shotgun sequence DNA contains the following:
- the LOC121559274 gene encoding uncharacterized protein LOC121559274, translating into MSDTEVASTTEAASTAGSIVHVLDDAPPLIRTDSIFLTKAMLGYKTDDSITSIDNSEDDYVPRSSEEDDSDEFSEPKTRVDSSKHDDLVSEGDSSDKLAGVKRKKQYKKTIKRCRSSSEENSSNGESELKRMKRYENTYKRCTSSPKSNTSSESLLVMNVSEVDGSKKYHQKKHFCLFCEQPQSKIARHLEHKHGDEMEVATALQFAKKSKARRLQLNLLRKKGNRAHNIQALKEGKGGLVPCKQTSDDKSNHQDYQHCFACHGLFKRKSMWRHVARCTLAQNVRKEMPGKTRIQALCASAQPVAKGVSEKVWKLVSNMAQDDVAHAVKEDRYILALGEKMYNKKGENPSQHQHIRQTLRELGRLVIKGRKVTPLKKMKDYINPQHFQYIIKAVKEVTGFDEKTNKFEKATLATKLGQSIQKIADVMEGEALITQNEEKLKLVRDFQGIYRLRWNEMISFAAYRTRTEEMERTAAYSISR; encoded by the exons ATGTCAGACACTGAGGTTGCCAGTACCACTGAGGCTGCCAGTACCGCTGGGTCGATAGTCCATGTGTTGGATGATGCACCGCCATTGATCAGAACAGACAGCATATTC TTGACCAAAGCTATGCTTGGATACAAGACTGATGACTCAATAACCAGCATTGACAACAGTGAAGATGATTATGTCCCAAGGTCATCAGAGGAAGACGATTCCGATGAATTTTCAGAACCAAAGACAAGGGTGGACAGCAGTAAACACGATGATCTAGTCTCAGAGGGAGACAGTTCAGATAAATTAGCGGGTGTCAAGAGAAAGAAGCAATACAAGAAGACTATCAAGAGATGCAGAAGTTCCTCAGAAGAAAACAGCTCAAATGGAGAATCAGAACTCAAGAGAATGAAGCGATACGAAAATACTTATAAGAGATGTACTAGTTCCCCAAAGTCGAACACTAGCAGTGAATCATTGCTTGTAATGAATGTCTCAGAAGTAGATGGATCCAAAAAGTACCACCAAAAAAAGCACTTCTGTCTGTTTTGCGAGCAACCGCAATCCAAAATCGCCCGTCATTTAGAACATAAACATGGGGATGAAATGGAAGTAGCTACTGCACTTCAGTTTGCAAAGAAGTCAAAAGCTAGGAGACTTCAGCTGAATCTCCTTCGCAAGAAGGGGAATCGGGCACACAACATTCAGGCACTTAAAGAAGGAAAGGGGGGTTTGGTACCATGTAAGCAAACAAGTGATGACAAGAGCAATCACCAGGACTATCAGCATTGTTTTGCCTGCCATGGGCTCTTTAAACGCAAATCTATGTGGAGGCATGTGGCAAGGTGCACACTAGCACAAAATGTTCGTAAGGAGATGCCTGGCAAAACCAGAATCCAGGCACTCTGTGCTAGTGCTCAACCGGTTGCTAAAGGAGTCAGCGAGAAGGTCTGGAAACTGGTGAGTAACATGGCTCAAGATGATGTAGCCCATGCAGTAAAAGAAGACAGATACATCTTGGCATTGGGTGAAAAAATGTACAACAAGAAAGGGGAGAACCCCTCACAACACCAGCACATTCGTCAAACTTTGCGAGAACTAGGGAGACTCGTGATTAAAGGTAGAAAGGTGACACCACTGAAAAAGATGAAGGATTATATCAACCCACAACACTTCCAATACATCATAAAAGCTGTCAAAGAAGTGACTGGCTTTGATGAAAAGACAAACAAATTTGAAAAAGCAACCTTGGCCACAAAGCTTGGGCAAAGCATCCAGAAAATTGCAGACGTCATGGAGGGTGAAGCTCTTATTACCCAGAATGAAGAAAAGTTGAAGCTAGTCCGAGACTTCCAAGGCATCTACCGTCTTCGCTGGAATGAAATGATCTCTTTTGCTGCATATCGTACACGAACAGAGGAAATGGAACGCACCGCAGCTTATTCCATTAGCAGATGA